One stretch of Asterias rubens chromosome 8, eAstRub1.3, whole genome shotgun sequence DNA includes these proteins:
- the LOC117293759 gene encoding carbohydrate sulfotransferase 11-like — translation MAVARMPRVGFISKHCSYSNLFKGFILLAITVAGMVVLYNGGYGSSSGAYELDIHSSFNGGEQSHKTTKKQHNISEERTQKRINHAVHKLTQTGTGSRVRNLLDESDEDWWMNKSDTAQHHQQSMSVYKMAPAEAQIRSSSYQEPEEEQSESATRVFKSLLTFPSSILQTPRLYLPAMQHYQEPQTQTVRPTVQMNSTRSLVVDHFATTSCNKSCRWWREQTNRQRRVQETCSDLRNVQSSPSVNFNLNPVSLHSLSHLLVLDKQKLIYCYIPKVGCTNWKRIFLVAKGLYPSAKEIEQRTAHTQTDKHMRLLSSYPITEAKRMLKEYQTFMFARHPFERIVSAYIDKFEMDYPSSTKFRREIGPKIMRYGDAADRRNPRKMKDGTLFVTFQQFVRFVSDPRNRVLEPHWAEMYSECHPCMIQYDIIGNYSTLIEDANVIIELARLNQEYPASTNPTGSSERMLRYFSQLTSAEIQQLRKRYAIDFSLFGYSVPNGINV, via the exons ATGGCAGTAGCACGAATGCCAAGAGTAGGGTTTATCTCTAAACACTGTTCGTACTCTAACCTTTTCAAGGGTTTTATCTTGTTGGCTATTACGGTAGCGGGTATGGTGGTGCTATACAATGGCGGCTACGGTTCGTCATCTGGGGCTTATGAATTGG ATATTCATTCGTCATTCAACGGAGGTGAACAATCCCACAAAACTACCAAGAAGCAGCACAACATATCCGAAGAACGGACGCAGAAAAGGATCAACCATGCCGTACATAAGCTCACGCAGACGGGGACAGGTTCACGGGTCCGGAATTTGTTAGATGAATCGGACGAAGACTGGTGGATGAACAAAAGTGACACTGCTCAACATCATCAGCAGAGTATGAGTGTATACAAGATGGCCCCAGCTGAAGCCCAAATTAGATCGTCATCATATCAA gAACCAGAAGAAGAGCAGAGTGAATCAGCCACACGTGTTTTTAAGTCACTTCTaacatttccttcctccatactTCAAACACCCCGTCTTTATTTACCTGCGATGCAACATTATCAAGAACCACAAACACAAACAGTGAGACCAACAGTTCAAATGAACAGCACTCGCTCCcttgtggtcgaccattttgcCACAACATCTTGTAATAAATCCTGCCGTTGGTGGCGTGAGCAAACCAACCGACAACGTCGTGTTCAGGAGACTTGCTCCGACCTGAGAAACGTACAGTCAAGTCCTTCTGTAAACTTCAACCTGAACCCAGTATCTCTTCACTCTCTCTCCCACCTCTTAGTCCTTGATAAACAAAAGCTAATCTACTGCTACATCCCAAAGGTTGGGTGCACCAACTGGAAGCGGATATTCCTCGTTGCCAAAGGGCTTTACCCCTCTGCCAAAGAGATCGAACAAAGAACGGCCCATACGCAAACGGATAAGCACATGCGTCTCTTAAGCTCATATCCCATCACCGAAGCAAAACGCATGCTGAAGGAATACCAAACATTCATGTTCGCACGGCATCCTTTTGAGCGAATCGTCTCGGCTTACATTGATAAGTTTGAAATGGACTACCCGAGCAGTACGAAGTTCAGGAGAGAGATAGGTCCCAAAATCATGAGATATGGTGACGCGGCGGATAGGAGGAACCCACGAAAGATGAAAGACGGGACTTTGTTTGTGACTTTTCAGCAGTTTGTCCGGTTCGTCAGTGACCCTAGGAATCGAGTTCTTGAACCGCACTGGGCGGAGATGTACAGCGAGTGTCACCCTTGCATGATACAGTATGACATAATAGGAAACTATAGTACACTGATCGAAGACGCAAATGTAATCATCGAATTGGCACGATTGAACCAAGAGTACCCTGCCTCCACCAACCCCACCGGGAGCTCCGAGAGGATGCTCCGTTATTTCTCTCAGTTGACTTCTGCCGAAATCCAGCAGCTTCGTAAACGATACGCCATCGATTTTAGTTTATTTGGATACAGTGTACCCAACGGAATAAATGTCTGA